One part of the Acinetobacter sp. XS-4 genome encodes these proteins:
- the rplW gene encoding 50S ribosomal protein L23: MNNERIYQVLKGPVFSEKAQVLGDTVGVQVFKVDINATKLEVKKAVEKLFGVEVVKVNTTITKGKTKRFGKTLGRRSDVKKAYVTLKAGQDVEMADLGDTAESAAE; encoded by the coding sequence ATGAACAACGAACGTATCTATCAAGTCCTTAAAGGACCAGTCTTCTCAGAAAAGGCACAAGTTTTAGGTGATACTGTTGGCGTTCAAGTATTTAAAGTAGATATCAACGCTACTAAACTTGAAGTTAAAAAAGCAGTTGAAAAACTTTTTGGTGTAGAAGTTGTTAAAGTTAACACTACTATTACTAAAGGTAAAACTAAGCGCTTTGGTAAAACATTAGGACGTCGTTCTGATGTTAAAAAAGCATACGTCACCCTGAAAGCTGGCCAAGATGTTGAAATGGCTGACTTGGGCGATACCG